In Enterobacter sp. 638, a single window of DNA contains:
- a CDS encoding GMP reductase has protein sequence MRIEEDLKLGFKDVLIRPKRSTLKSRSDVELERQFTFKHSGQTWSGVPIIAANMDTVGTFAMATALASFDILTAVHKHYSVEEWNAFAASASADVLKHVMVSTGTSDTDFEKTKQILIANPALNFLCIDVANGYSEHFVQFVSKAREAWPDKTIIAGNVVTGEMCEELILAGADIVKVGIGPGSVCTTRVKTGVGYPQLSAVIECADAAHGLGGQIISDGGCTMPGDVAKAFGGGADFVMLGGMLAGHEESGGTVVEENGEKFMLFYGMSSESAMNRHVGGVAQYRAAEGKTVKLPLRGPVENTARDVMGGLRSACTYVGASRLKELTKRTTFIRVQEQENRIFNSL, from the coding sequence ATGCGTATCGAAGAAGATCTGAAGTTAGGTTTTAAAGACGTTCTTATCCGCCCTAAACGCTCTACACTGAAAAGTCGCTCAGACGTTGAACTCGAACGCCAATTCACCTTTAAACATTCCGGTCAGACCTGGTCTGGTGTTCCTATCATTGCCGCCAATATGGATACCGTGGGTACCTTCGCGATGGCAACGGCATTGGCGTCGTTCGATATCCTGACCGCAGTGCACAAACACTATAGCGTTGAAGAATGGAATGCCTTTGCCGCTTCAGCTTCCGCAGATGTGCTCAAACATGTGATGGTCTCAACCGGCACCTCTGATACTGATTTCGAGAAAACCAAACAAATTCTGATTGCGAATCCGGCACTGAATTTCCTGTGCATCGATGTGGCTAACGGGTATTCCGAGCATTTCGTGCAGTTTGTTAGCAAAGCACGTGAAGCATGGCCTGATAAAACCATCATCGCAGGTAATGTTGTGACCGGTGAGATGTGCGAAGAGTTGATTCTGGCTGGCGCGGATATTGTGAAAGTCGGCATTGGTCCTGGCTCTGTGTGTACTACACGCGTCAAAACCGGTGTTGGCTATCCTCAGCTGTCCGCCGTGATTGAATGTGCTGATGCCGCTCACGGCCTGGGTGGGCAGATCATTAGTGACGGCGGCTGCACCATGCCTGGTGATGTTGCCAAAGCCTTTGGCGGCGGCGCAGATTTCGTGATGCTGGGCGGGATGCTGGCCGGTCATGAAGAGAGCGGCGGCACAGTCGTTGAAGAAAACGGCGAGAAATTTATGCTCTTCTACGGCATGAGCTCTGAATCAGCAATGAACCGCCACGTAGGCGGTGTTGCGCAGTATCGCGCCGCGGAAGGTAAAACTGTGAAGCTACCATTGCGTGGCCCAGTTGAAAATACCGCCCGCGACGTTATGGGTGGCCTGCGTTCTGCCTGTACCTACGTGGGGGCATCACGACTGAAAGAGCTGACTAAACGCACAACGTTTATTCGCGTTCAGGAACAGGAAAACCGCATTTTCAACAGCCTGTAA
- the ampD gene encoding 1,6-anhydro-N-acetylmuramyl-L-alanine amidase AmpD, with the protein MQLQNGWLVDARHVPSPHHDCRPEDESPSLLVVHNISLPPGEFGGPWIDALFTGTIDPNAHPFFAEIAHLRVSAHCLIRRDGEIVQYVPFDKRAWHAGVSSYCGREKCNDFSIGIELEGTDTTPYTDAQYQALCAVTRKLIACYPTISDNITGHSDIAPVRKTDPGPAFDWSRFRAMLTASSDKEMT; encoded by the coding sequence ATGCAGTTACAAAACGGATGGCTGGTGGACGCGCGGCATGTACCTTCGCCGCACCATGATTGCCGCCCGGAGGACGAATCGCCCTCACTGCTGGTGGTCCATAACATTAGCCTGCCACCTGGCGAATTTGGTGGTCCGTGGATAGACGCATTATTCACTGGAACAATTGATCCCAACGCTCATCCCTTTTTTGCTGAGATCGCGCACCTGCGCGTTTCGGCCCATTGTCTGATTCGCCGCGACGGTGAAATCGTCCAGTATGTTCCTTTTGATAAACGCGCCTGGCACGCCGGTGTGTCGTCGTACTGTGGGCGTGAGAAATGCAATGATTTTTCGATTGGTATTGAGCTGGAAGGCACGGATACCACGCCTTACACCGATGCGCAGTATCAGGCACTGTGTGCGGTGACGCGAAAATTGATCGCCTGCTATCCGACAATTTCCGACAATATCACTGGGCATAGCGATATCGCGCCGGTGAGAAAAACCGATCCAGGACCGGCTTTTGACTGGTCCAGGTTTCGCGCCATGCTTACCGCTTCGTCAGACAAGGAGATGACATGA
- the zapD gene encoding cell division protein ZapD: MSSHILFEHPLNEKMRTWLRIEFLIQQMSFHLPIAEHATALHFFRNVGDLLDVIERGDVRTELLKELERQQRKLQGWAEVPGVDQNRIDSIRLQLKQSSTILMAAPRVGQFLREDRLIGLVRQRLSIPGGCCSFDLPTLHIWLHMSQEQRDAQVKNWMGSLEPMNQALTLILDLVRNSAPFRKQTSLNGFYHDNGDDADLLRLQLSLGDQLYPQISGHKSRFAIRFMPLDSENGSVPERLDFELACC; encoded by the coding sequence ATGAGTTCTCATATCCTTTTTGAACACCCGCTGAATGAGAAAATGCGCACCTGGCTGCGCATCGAATTTCTCATTCAGCAGATGTCTTTTCATCTTCCGATCGCCGAGCACGCAACCGCGCTGCATTTTTTCCGCAACGTTGGCGACCTGCTGGATGTTATTGAGCGGGGCGACGTTCGCACAGAGTTGCTCAAAGAACTCGAACGTCAGCAGCGAAAATTGCAGGGCTGGGCTGAAGTCCCGGGCGTCGATCAGAACCGTATCGATTCAATCCGCCTGCAGCTGAAGCAAAGCAGCACTATTCTTATGGCCGCCCCTCGCGTTGGGCAGTTTCTGCGAGAAGATCGGTTGATTGGGCTGGTGCGCCAGCGACTGAGTATTCCGGGAGGATGCTGTAGTTTTGACCTGCCAACATTGCACATCTGGCTGCATATGTCGCAAGAACAGCGTGATGCACAGGTAAAAAACTGGATGGGAAGCCTCGAGCCGATGAATCAAGCGCTGACCCTGATTCTTGACCTTGTTCGCAACTCAGCACCGTTTCGCAAGCAAACCAGCCTTAACGGTTTTTATCATGATAATGGCGATGATGCCGACCTGCTGCGATTGCAACTTTCACTCGGCGATCAGCTTTATCCGCAAATTTCAGGCCATAAAAGCCGCTTTGCGATTCGATTTATGCCGCTGGATAGCGAGAATGGAAGCGTGCCGGAACGTCTCGATTTTGAACTGGCTTGCTGTTAA
- the gspE gene encoding type II secretion system protein GspE, producing MNSEQLVMLCQRHHALILSSDAEMVSIAVAGTPAAEMMEALRFATQKRIDIQCWTAERMEKHQQMSSTSNLPVISQDTSLAADILNRTLLQALSQRASDIHVEPAGNAWQIRLRIDGVLYPQPPLNAATGTTLIARLKVLGNLDIAERRLPQDGQFTVELSGVSVSFRIATLPCRGGEKIVLRLLHQVQQALELETLGMTTTQLAHFEQALQQPQGLLLVTGPTGSGKTVTLYSALQARNAQDVNLCSVEDPIEIPLAGLNQTQINPRAGLTFQSVLRALLRQDPDIIMVGEIRDGETAEIAINAAQTGHLVLSTLHTNSTIETLVRLQQMGVARWMVSSALTLVIAQRLVRRLCPHCTKETHQETLIPHNIWPRQLPHWQPTGCDRCYHGFYGRVALFEVLTINSDIRQAIASGASVEEVEIKAKKTGMTTLFEHGCMAVEKGQTTFEELIRVLGLPNGC from the coding sequence ATGAATTCGGAACAACTGGTCATGCTGTGCCAGCGTCATCATGCGCTTATTCTCAGTAGCGACGCTGAAATGGTGAGTATTGCCGTGGCGGGAACCCCTGCTGCGGAAATGATGGAGGCCCTGCGATTCGCCACACAAAAACGGATCGATATTCAATGCTGGACGGCAGAGCGCATGGAAAAGCATCAGCAAATGTCTTCGACATCAAATTTGCCCGTCATTTCGCAGGATACAAGCCTGGCGGCGGATATTCTTAACCGAACGCTTCTGCAAGCACTCAGCCAGCGAGCCTCCGATATCCACGTTGAGCCAGCCGGGAATGCCTGGCAAATCCGCTTGCGCATTGACGGCGTCTTATACCCGCAGCCCCCGCTGAATGCGGCGACAGGGACCACCCTGATTGCCCGATTAAAGGTGCTGGGTAATCTGGATATCGCCGAGCGGCGTTTACCGCAGGATGGTCAGTTTACCGTTGAGCTGTCGGGAGTATCGGTCTCTTTTCGCATCGCCACGTTACCCTGCCGCGGTGGAGAAAAAATTGTGTTGCGGCTTTTACATCAGGTGCAGCAGGCGCTGGAGCTTGAGACATTAGGTATGACGACCACCCAGCTTGCCCATTTCGAGCAAGCGCTCCAGCAACCGCAGGGATTACTGTTGGTAACCGGCCCCACGGGCAGCGGCAAAACCGTAACGCTCTACAGCGCGCTTCAAGCCCGTAATGCACAAGACGTGAATCTGTGCAGCGTAGAAGATCCCATTGAGATCCCTCTTGCCGGGCTGAATCAAACACAAATAAACCCTCGAGCGGGCCTAACCTTTCAAAGCGTATTACGGGCACTTTTGCGCCAGGATCCTGACATCATCATGGTGGGGGAAATCCGTGACGGCGAAACGGCGGAGATTGCTATCAATGCTGCCCAGACAGGCCATCTGGTGCTCTCGACGTTACACACCAACTCTACCATTGAGACGCTGGTGCGGCTTCAGCAGATGGGCGTTGCGCGCTGGATGGTTTCCTCTGCGCTTACGCTGGTGATCGCTCAACGTCTAGTCCGCCGCCTTTGTCCTCATTGTACGAAAGAGACCCATCAGGAAACGCTCATCCCGCATAACATCTGGCCGCGACAGCTACCTCACTGGCAACCGACGGGATGCGATCGTTGTTATCACGGTTTTTACGGCCGCGTTGCCCTGTTTGAAGTCCTGACTATTAACAGCGACATCCGCCAGGCCATTGCCAGCGGCGCCTCCGTTGAAGAGGTCGAAATCAAGGCAAAAAAGACCGGCATGACAACGCTTTTCGAACATGGCTGCATGGCCGTCGAGAAAGGGCAAACCACCTTTGAAGAATTGATCCGCGTGTTGGGGCTACCGAATGGCTGCTAA
- the ppdD gene encoding prepilin peptidase-dependent pilin, with translation MNRQKGFTLIELMVVIGIIAILSAIGVPAYQNYLRKAALTDMLQTFVPYRTAVELCALDHGGVETCDASVNGIPSPTTTRYVSAMSVAKGTVGLTGQESLNGLEVVMTPIWDNGNGITGWTRNCNISDDSALKQACEDVFRFDNN, from the coding sequence ATGAACAGACAAAAAGGATTTACGCTCATTGAGCTAATGGTGGTCATCGGCATTATTGCCATTCTCAGCGCCATCGGCGTGCCCGCATACCAAAACTATCTTCGCAAAGCTGCGCTCACGGACATGCTGCAAACATTTGTCCCCTATCGCACAGCGGTCGAACTTTGTGCGCTCGATCATGGCGGTGTCGAGACGTGTGATGCCAGCGTAAACGGCATCCCCTCGCCCACCACCACGCGCTATGTCTCCGCCATGAGCGTCGCGAAAGGCACGGTTGGATTAACCGGTCAGGAGAGCCTCAACGGGCTGGAAGTGGTCATGACGCCAATCTGGGACAATGGCAACGGCATCACCGGCTGGACGCGCAACTGCAACATCAGCGATGACAGCGCGCTCAAACAGGCCTGCGAAGACGTCTTCCGCTTTGATAATAATTGA
- a CDS encoding MFS transporter produces the protein MNNNKLSVKEKIGYGMGDAGCNIIFGAIMLFVNYFYTDIFGLAPALVGVLLLSVRVIDAITDPIMGAIADRTRSKYGRFRPWLLWIAFPYALFSVLMFTTPEWTYNSKVIYAFVTYFLLSLTYTAINIPYCSLGSVITNDPKERVACQSYRFVMVGIATLLLSLTLLPMVEYFGGDNKAKGYQMAMTVLALIGTCMFLFSFATVRERIRPAVQTNDELKNDLKDAWKNDQWVRILLLTLCNVCPGFIRMAATMYYVTWVMGQSTHFATLFISLGVVGMMLGSMLAKVLTDRWCKLKVFFWTNIALAIFSCAFYFFDPKATTTIVVLYFLLNILHQIPSPLHWSLMADVDDYGEWKTGKRITGISFSGNIFFLKLGLAIAGAMVGFLLSWYGYDAGAKAQSADAINGIVLLFTVIPGVGYLLTAGVVRLLKVDRETMKQIQEDLEKRRTNYRELSDYQELKTAETK, from the coding sequence ATGAATAACAATAAACTGTCAGTCAAAGAAAAGATCGGCTATGGGATGGGCGACGCGGGATGCAACATCATCTTCGGCGCCATAATGTTGTTTGTTAACTATTTTTATACGGATATTTTCGGGCTCGCGCCTGCTTTGGTCGGGGTTTTACTGCTGTCGGTACGCGTCATCGATGCCATCACTGACCCGATCATGGGCGCGATTGCGGACCGTACCCGCAGTAAATATGGTCGATTTCGTCCATGGTTGCTGTGGATCGCCTTCCCCTACGCCTTGTTCAGCGTGCTGATGTTCACGACCCCAGAGTGGACGTACAACAGCAAAGTTATCTATGCCTTTGTCACTTATTTCCTACTCTCGCTCACCTATACCGCTATCAACATTCCTTACTGCTCGTTAGGCAGTGTGATCACCAACGATCCCAAAGAGCGCGTGGCCTGCCAGTCCTATCGCTTCGTGATGGTCGGCATAGCCACCCTGCTGCTGTCGTTAACCTTGCTGCCGATGGTTGAATATTTCGGCGGGGATAACAAAGCCAAGGGCTACCAGATGGCGATGACCGTACTGGCGCTTATCGGCACCTGTATGTTCCTGTTCAGCTTCGCGACCGTGCGGGAACGTATTCGCCCGGCGGTTCAAACCAACGACGAACTGAAAAACGATCTGAAAGACGCGTGGAAAAACGATCAGTGGGTGCGCATTTTGCTGCTGACGTTGTGCAACGTCTGCCCGGGCTTTATCCGCATGGCGGCGACGATGTATTACGTCACCTGGGTCATGGGGCAAAGCACTCACTTTGCGACGCTGTTTATCAGCCTTGGCGTCGTCGGGATGATGCTCGGAAGCATGCTGGCGAAGGTCCTGACCGACCGCTGGTGTAAACTGAAAGTGTTCTTCTGGACCAATATCGCCCTCGCGATTTTCTCCTGCGCGTTTTATTTCTTCGATCCCAAAGCCACGACGACGATTGTCGTGCTCTACTTCCTGCTGAACATTTTGCATCAGATCCCTTCCCCGCTGCACTGGTCGCTGATGGCGGATGTGGACGATTACGGCGAGTGGAAAACCGGCAAACGCATCACCGGGATCAGCTTCTCCGGCAACATTTTCTTCCTGAAACTGGGGCTGGCGATTGCTGGTGCGATGGTGGGCTTTTTGCTCTCCTGGTACGGCTATGATGCCGGTGCAAAAGCGCAAAGCGCGGATGCCATCAACGGCATCGTGTTGCTCTTTACCGTGATTCCGGGCGTGGGTTATCTGCTCACAGCGGGTGTGGTACGCCTGTTGAAAGTGGATCGTGAAACGATGAAGCAAATTCAGGAAGACCTTGAGAAGCGTCGCACAAATTACCGCGAGCTGAGCGACTATCAGGAACTGAAAACAGCTGAGACAAAATAA
- the yacG gene encoding DNA gyrase inhibitor YacG: protein MSEVINVNCPTCGKAVVWGEISPFRPFCCKRCQLIDLGEWAAEEKRIPSEGGLSDSDDWSEELK, encoded by the coding sequence ATGTCTGAAGTGATTAACGTGAATTGCCCGACCTGTGGCAAAGCTGTTGTCTGGGGTGAAATCAGTCCGTTTCGCCCGTTTTGCTGTAAGCGCTGTCAGCTCATCGATCTGGGTGAATGGGCGGCAGAAGAGAAACGCATCCCGAGCGAGGGTGGCCTGTCAGATAGCGATGACTGGAGCGAAGAACTGAAGTAG
- the ampE gene encoding beta-lactamase regulator AmpE, whose translation MTLFTMLLVMIAERLFKLGEHWHLDHRMEVLFRRIKHFSMLRTILMTVVVMGAVYLLLRALYGLFFNVPLLVVWILLGVLCIGAGKVRLHYHAYLKAASRDDSHARGAMASELTLIHGVPPDCNERDYLRELQNALLWINFRYYLAPLFWFVAGGAWGPVLLMGYAFLRAWQTWLARYLTPHERLQSGIDGILHVLDWLPVRLVGVVYALIGHGEKALPAWFASLADRHTSQYQVLTRLAQFSLAREPHTDKVETPKAAVSMAKKTSFVIVVLVALLTIYGTLV comes from the coding sequence ATGACGTTGTTCACCATGCTGCTGGTGATGATCGCTGAACGGTTGTTCAAACTGGGCGAACACTGGCATTTGGATCACCGGATGGAAGTGCTGTTCCGTCGGATTAAGCACTTTTCAATGTTGCGCACGATCCTGATGACGGTTGTCGTCATGGGTGCTGTTTACCTGCTACTGCGCGCGCTGTATGGTCTGTTTTTCAACGTCCCGCTTTTGGTTGTGTGGATCCTGCTCGGCGTGCTGTGTATCGGTGCGGGGAAAGTGCGTTTGCACTATCACGCCTACCTGAAAGCGGCTTCGCGTGATGACAGCCATGCGCGTGGCGCGATGGCGAGCGAGTTGACGCTGATCCATGGCGTACCGCCGGATTGCAACGAACGCGATTATTTACGCGAGCTGCAAAACGCCCTGCTGTGGATTAACTTCCGCTACTATCTTGCGCCGCTGTTCTGGTTCGTGGCGGGCGGGGCGTGGGGCCCGGTGTTGCTGATGGGCTATGCATTTTTACGCGCCTGGCAGACGTGGCTTGCCCGCTACCTGACGCCCCATGAACGTTTGCAATCCGGTATCGACGGTATTCTTCATGTGCTGGACTGGCTGCCGGTGCGTCTGGTGGGCGTAGTGTATGCGTTGATTGGTCACGGCGAGAAAGCGCTTCCGGCGTGGTTTGCGTCCCTTGCCGATCGCCATACGTCGCAATATCAGGTACTAACCCGCCTGGCGCAATTCTCACTCGCGCGCGAACCGCATACGGATAAAGTCGAGACCCCAAAAGCGGCGGTGTCGATGGCGAAGAAAACTTCGTTTGTGATTGTGGTGCTGGTCGCGCTGCTGACCATCTACGGTACGCTGGTTTAA
- the nadC gene encoding carboxylating nicotinate-nucleotide diphosphorylase yields MPPRRYNPDHRRDALLERINLDIPESVAQALREDLGGEVNADNDITAQLLPKETRSHAVIITREDGIFCGKRWVEEVFTQLAGDDVKVTWHVEDGASITANQPLFELEGSSRVLLTGERTALNFVQTLSGVASEVRRYVDLLAGTKTQLLDTRKTLPGLRTALKYAVLCGGGANHRLGLSDAFLIKENHIIASGSVRQAVEKAFWLHPDVPVEVEVENMEELDAAIKAGADIIMLDNFETEQMREAVKRTNGQAQLEVSGNVTRETLRAFAETGVDFISVGALTKHVQALDLSMRFK; encoded by the coding sequence ATGCCGCCTCGCCGTTACAACCCCGACCACCGACGTGACGCGCTTCTGGAACGTATTAACCTTGATATCCCGGAAAGCGTGGCTCAGGCACTACGCGAAGATTTGGGTGGTGAGGTGAATGCGGATAACGATATTACCGCACAATTGTTGCCAAAAGAGACACGCTCGCACGCGGTGATCATCACCCGTGAAGACGGCATCTTTTGCGGTAAACGCTGGGTTGAAGAGGTCTTCACTCAGCTGGCTGGCGATGACGTAAAAGTGACGTGGCATGTGGAAGATGGTGCCAGCATCACAGCGAATCAGCCTCTTTTTGAACTCGAAGGCTCTTCCCGCGTGCTGCTGACAGGTGAGCGCACGGCGTTAAACTTTGTCCAGACGCTGTCCGGCGTGGCCAGTGAAGTTCGCCGCTACGTTGATCTGCTGGCCGGCACGAAAACTCAGTTGCTGGATACCCGTAAAACGCTGCCAGGCCTGCGTACGGCGCTGAAATACGCAGTGTTATGCGGCGGCGGCGCTAACCATCGCTTAGGTTTATCCGATGCGTTTCTGATTAAAGAAAATCACATTATTGCCTCAGGATCCGTGCGTCAGGCCGTTGAAAAAGCCTTCTGGCTGCATCCGGATGTGCCTGTCGAAGTGGAAGTGGAAAACATGGAAGAGCTTGATGCCGCCATTAAAGCGGGTGCCGATATCATCATGCTGGATAACTTCGAAACGGAACAAATGCGCGAAGCGGTTAAACGCACCAATGGCCAGGCGCAGCTTGAAGTCTCGGGTAATGTCACGCGGGAAACCCTACGCGCGTTTGCTGAAACAGGCGTAGATTTCATCTCCGTCGGCGCGCTGACCAAGCACGTGCAGGCGCTTGACCTCTCCATGCGTTTCAAATAA
- the coaE gene encoding dephospho-CoA kinase (Dephospho-CoA kinase (CoaE) performs the final step in coenzyme A biosynthesis.): MGYIVALTGGIGSGKSTVADAFSRLGIVIVDADIIARQVVEPHTPGLRAIEAHFGQDIINSDGSLNRRLLRERIFSRPEEKTWLNALLHPMIHQETQRQISAATSPYVLWVIPLLVENQLQHKANRILVIDVLPETQLQRTMLRDNVTRQHAEQILAAQATREARLAVADDVIDNNGAPETIASDVARLHAHYLTYAAQAAAQDKTQ, encoded by the coding sequence ATGGGGTACATTGTTGCGTTAACGGGCGGCATCGGGAGTGGTAAAAGCACTGTTGCTGACGCTTTCTCACGCTTGGGTATCGTGATTGTTGATGCTGACATCATTGCCCGACAGGTGGTTGAGCCTCACACCCCCGGCTTAAGAGCCATTGAAGCGCATTTCGGCCAGGACATCATTAACAGTGACGGCTCCCTGAACAGACGTCTGTTGCGCGAGCGCATTTTTTCTCGACCGGAAGAAAAAACCTGGCTCAATGCGCTTCTTCACCCCATGATTCACCAGGAAACTCAGCGACAGATCTCTGCGGCAACATCGCCGTATGTTTTATGGGTTATTCCGTTGCTCGTCGAAAATCAGCTTCAGCATAAAGCCAACAGAATTCTGGTCATCGATGTGTTACCCGAAACACAACTTCAGCGAACGATGTTGCGCGATAACGTCACACGCCAACATGCTGAACAAATTCTTGCTGCGCAGGCAACGCGTGAAGCACGACTTGCCGTCGCAGATGACGTTATTGATAATAACGGCGCACCCGAAACAATTGCATCGGATGTTGCCCGCCTGCACGCACACTATCTGACGTATGCCGCGCAGGCCGCAGCACAGGACAAAACACAATGA
- a CDS encoding family 43 glycosylhydrolase: MRNWPNPFIEQRADPYILHHEGQYYFIASVPEYDRLALRRADSLEGLRSAEEVVVWHKPDTGPMSELIWAPELHHIEGKWYIYFAATHTQALDKLGMFQHRMFALEGTGDDPLNARWIEKGQIKTPFDTFALDATTFVHQGKRWYLWAQKAPDISGNSNLYLCEMENPWTLKGDPVMLSKPEYEWECRGFWVNEGPAVLVHGNKLFISYSASATDENYCMGLLWIDMNADPQNPQNWHKAPRPVFTTSYENRQYGPGHNSFTQTPDGEDVLVYHARNYTEIEGDPLYDPNRHTRLKLVRWDKNGMPDFGIPPADTL; this comes from the coding sequence ATGCGTAACTGGCCAAATCCCTTTATTGAACAACGTGCTGACCCGTATATTTTGCATCATGAGGGGCAATACTATTTCATCGCCTCCGTGCCAGAGTACGACAGGCTGGCCCTTCGGCGCGCCGACTCGCTGGAAGGATTGCGCAGCGCGGAGGAAGTCGTGGTGTGGCACAAACCGGACACCGGCCCGATGAGTGAGCTCATTTGGGCCCCGGAACTGCACCACATCGAAGGAAAGTGGTACATCTATTTTGCCGCGACCCACACTCAAGCGCTGGATAAGCTAGGTATGTTCCAGCACCGAATGTTTGCGCTTGAAGGCACAGGCGACGATCCGCTTAACGCACGGTGGATCGAGAAAGGACAAATCAAAACGCCGTTTGATACCTTTGCGCTCGACGCCACCACCTTTGTTCATCAGGGTAAGCGCTGGTATCTGTGGGCGCAGAAAGCCCCGGATATCTCGGGTAATTCCAATCTGTATCTGTGCGAAATGGAAAATCCATGGACGCTGAAAGGCGATCCCGTGATGCTGAGTAAACCGGAGTATGAGTGGGAATGCCGCGGATTTTGGGTTAACGAAGGCCCGGCAGTTTTAGTGCACGGCAACAAACTGTTTATCAGCTATTCCGCCAGTGCGACGGATGAAAACTACTGCATGGGGCTGCTGTGGATAGACATGAATGCCGATCCTCAGAACCCGCAAAACTGGCACAAAGCGCCGCGTCCTGTGTTCACCACCAGCTACGAAAATCGTCAGTACGGGCCGGGGCATAACAGCTTCACGCAGACGCCGGACGGGGAAGATGTGCTGGTATATCACGCGCGAAATTACACCGAAATTGAAGGCGATCCGCTGTACGATCCCAACCGGCATACTCGTTTAAAATTGGTTCGCTGGGACAAAAACGGGATGCCCGATTTTGGCATCCCGCCCGCAGATACGCTTTAA
- the hofC gene encoding protein transport protein HofC produces the protein MAANHLWRWRAMTAEGELQQGTLLAIDRQAAITRLSLKALYPLRLTRSPLHQQWQPHHCYEIFRQLATLLQAGLTLAYSLQMLAEQHPVKQWQALLNNLADDLSEGCAFSDALKKWPDVFSPLYVSMMKTGELTGKLEECCRQLAQQQKLQQQLSAKVKKALRYPMIILALAVVVVLAMVTFVLPEFAAIYKTFNTPLPMLTQWVMGFATFVRQQAIALILALFLPVIVMRCLRHHLGWQRFCQRFLLRIPIMGSLARGQKLSQIFTVLSLTQQAGIAFLQGLESSQESVEGVYWQEVLKGVRDRITQGDPIWSSLTKAGIFTPLCIQLVRTGEVSGSLDSMLANLARHHNEQTFQQADDLASLLEPLLLIVTGLIIGTLVVAMYLPIFHLGDAMSAG, from the coding sequence ATGGCTGCTAATCATCTTTGGCGCTGGCGCGCGATGACTGCCGAGGGCGAGCTTCAACAAGGGACGCTATTAGCCATTGATCGCCAGGCAGCAATCACCCGATTATCACTCAAAGCACTTTACCCACTTCGGCTCACGCGCAGCCCTCTGCACCAGCAGTGGCAGCCTCATCATTGCTACGAGATTTTTCGACAACTGGCTACCCTGCTCCAGGCTGGTCTCACGCTTGCCTACAGCCTGCAAATGTTGGCTGAGCAGCATCCCGTTAAACAGTGGCAGGCACTGCTTAACAACCTTGCTGACGATCTCAGCGAAGGCTGCGCCTTCTCCGATGCCTTAAAGAAATGGCCAGACGTATTTAGCCCGCTTTATGTCTCCATGATGAAAACCGGGGAGCTGACAGGCAAGCTGGAAGAATGTTGCCGGCAGTTAGCGCAGCAACAAAAATTGCAGCAACAGCTTAGCGCGAAGGTGAAAAAAGCACTGCGCTATCCGATGATCATTCTCGCGCTGGCTGTGGTCGTGGTGCTGGCGATGGTGACGTTTGTCCTGCCGGAATTTGCGGCTATTTATAAAACATTTAATACACCGCTTCCTATGCTCACACAGTGGGTGATGGGTTTTGCGACTTTCGTACGCCAGCAAGCCATTGCTCTCATCCTTGCGCTATTTTTACCCGTCATCGTGATGCGTTGCCTACGGCATCATCTCGGCTGGCAGCGATTCTGTCAGCGTTTTTTACTGCGTATCCCAATTATGGGATCGCTGGCTCGTGGACAAAAACTCAGTCAGATTTTTACCGTGTTGTCGCTGACCCAGCAGGCGGGCATCGCGTTTTTACAGGGGCTGGAAAGTTCTCAAGAGTCCGTTGAGGGGGTGTACTGGCAGGAGGTCCTGAAAGGGGTCAGGGATCGCATTACGCAGGGGGACCCAATATGGTCGTCATTAACGAAAGCAGGGATCTTCACGCCCTTATGCATCCAGCTTGTGCGAACAGGAGAGGTGTCCGGCTCCCTTGATAGCATGCTGGCCAATCTTGCCCGTCATCATAATGAACAAACATTTCAGCAGGCCGACGACCTGGCCTCGCTGTTAGAACCCCTGCTGCTCATCGTGACCGGGTTAATAATCGGAACGCTGGTGGTGGCGATGTATCTCCCTATTTTCCATTTAGGCGATGCGATGAGTGCAGGATAA